The following are encoded together in the Salvelinus alpinus chromosome 37, SLU_Salpinus.1, whole genome shotgun sequence genome:
- the parp12b gene encoding protein mono-ADP-ribosyltransferase PARP12b — MREAPTMSSYSRVIHHATSILCSNKGSLALQQLHRKVFQRVEITEDDFWYIVKKCSRFVAVRNRERTDEWGTDCVIVAKTSLRLCKNYTKQDCRDCQELHLCKYFVYGNCRFGKGRKQCKFSHDVRSEHNYTLLRECTLHELHEDDLFLLLLQNDPTLLPEVCSHYNKGSGPHGACTFRDGCTKVHMCMHFVHDDCMFGPKCKRQHVIDQHGRRMLEERGLSGDIINDLPFVYQNLHRLNTPTTPYTAKERVGELVSSPVIKKEDRKEICLHFIRRNCRFQDQCIRVHFNLPYKWEVFDGNGWIRLHHTEDIERAFCDPRNTHSPGSRPVDFLTMTQESDPVRRLSTVSSVTKPAHYILTTEWLWYYKGDHENWIEFGRPDDKQRTTSLSSRELEEAYLADRSAEVTIMKGHRNYYLSFQDMYQRNPKHNTKRRVRRRPRFISIVEVENKTAP, encoded by the exons ATGAGAGAGGCACCAACAATGTCCAGCTACTCCAGAGTAATTCATCATGCCACCAGTATATTATGCAGCAACAAAGGTTCCCTGGCCCTCCAGCAATTGCACAGGAAAGTATTCCAGCGTGTTGAAATAACTGAGGACGACTTTTGGTACATCGTAAAGAAGTGTTCTCGGTTTGTTGCGGTGCGGAACCGAGAGAGGACGGACGAATGGGGAACTGACTGTGTGATTGTCGCCAAAACGTCGTTGCGACTATGTAAAAATTACACAAAACAAGATTGCAGAGATTGCCAGGAGCTTCACCTTTGCAAATATTTTGTTTATGGAAACTGTAGATTTGGGAAAGGCAG gaAGCAGTGTAAGTTCTCCCATGACGTGCGTTCGGAGCATAACTACACGCTCCTGAGGGAGTGCACTCTGCATGAGCTGCACGAGGATGACCTGTTCCTGTTACTGCTGCAGAATGATCCCACCCTGCTGCCGGag GTGTGCTCTCACTACAACAAGGGCTCCGGGCCCCACGGCGCATGCACCTTCAGGGACGGCTGCACCAAGGTGCACATGTGCATGCACTTTGTGCATGACGACTGCATGTTCGGGCCTAAGTGCAAGAGGCAGCACGTCATCGACCAGCATGGCCGCCGCATGCTGGAGGAGAGGGGCCTTAGCGGTGACATCATCAACGACCTTCCCTTCGTCTACCAGAACCTCCACCGCCTCAACACACCCACTACACCCTACACTGCTAAAG AGCGTGTAGGTGAGCTGGTCTCCAGTCCTGTGATCAAGaaagaggacaggaaggagattTGTCTGCATTTCATACGCAGGAACTGTCGATTCCAGG ACCAGTGTATCCGTGTGCATTTTAACTTGCCCTATAAGTGGGAGGTGTTTGATGGGAACGGCTGGATACGCCTGCATCACACTGAGGACATCGAGAGAGCCTTCTGTGACCCCCggaacacacacag tccgggCTCTCGGCCAGTAGACTTCCTAACGATGACACAGGAGTCAGACCCCGTGCGGCGCCTGTCCACGGTTTCCTCGGTAACAAAGCCGGCTCACTACATCCTGACCACTGAGTGGCTGTGGTACTACAAGGGCGACCACGAGAACTGGATTGAGTTTGGAAGACCC GACGATAAACAGCGTACGACATCCCTCTCGTCCCGGGAGCTGGAAGAAGCGTACCTGGCAGACAGATCTGCTGAGGTCACCATTATGAAAGGTCACCGCAACTACTACCTCAGTTTTCAAG ACATGTACCAGCGGAACCCCAAACACAACACCAAGAGGAGGGTGCGTCGCCGACCACGCTTCATCTCCATCGTGGAAGTGGAGAACAAGACTGCaccgtag
- the LOC139565619 gene encoding UPF0606 protein KIAA1549 isoform X1 has product MESLILMSACSRMCPGISQGLRTNCAHLLVASLLVSMTMSSSPVAGGVDSNGTTATRSSSRSSPSPSSRWPGATPPKDTSHHGNTDAASVDDEAQGIHLLLRPPDLLSPSHPPPLPPHSQPTLTPPPPWEHAPSLEEAWGSGDYLETLSFMGPEGEELALATTLPSHTYDPDDGASYDTSFPSRPTLPLSSSLLRPYTSPTSPLREGLPFTHPAQPEGYPHWDEEDYDLGDIFPLVPTELLLPDMNSLEYYTNLLARERDEERERERERERERERERERGRERERERERDRERESDGERDRDGERDRDREIVIPPPKTTPKLGITPTTTTKTHTHTQPPTPSPSTGPPPARDHKHPLVPSAGPTPPLTLSPTLWDGQGTPTPGVRPTSRVPPQPPVLRPRVPPATPGRHPPLPPSNTTSLARPPMLRPPGRDPIKPPPPVTEVPSNRPTTTTKATTVTTTTPGTLATPPAPPGRQYLCNVTKPDMYLVRVVLPKSGSTVGFGQVRDILKREFNRSVELQFLRTPSSFAFRVVAGPLIFTAMSVVNALRQSTQSSSLFPTVSPLYGIPDRKYQIRSVLQFVPGHVDVRVCNFSERVERGLLMAYTETRRRAHEVGNVTVQLLNITMGQAKPQGDQKVPVDITFALRDGRGYLLGSEVSGHLRSLSTVEFSFYLGFPALQIAEPFHYPELNVSHHLRSSWVRTVLLGVQEQTVTERSFKARLERRLALLLEEGLGEGSQRPRWKRSTAVGNNSLQVVRVSRLAGSGRTLEVVYFVEGPEGERVPADATAATLNRLELQRAAIVLGHRVQRPLAQPVETLTVPPSETQSSSVWLIVGVVVPVLLAIFIIIILYWKLCGSEKLEFQPDAINTIQQRQKLQAPSVKGFDFAKLHLGQHSKDDIMVIQEPGSLPVPIKEATPSEGGDLNTPKSKGSSTKAARANRRRGRLSPSDGDSLGSDQSSGRESAEETTRYVGTPHEGKPHRNKTPKNVPPTGSGPDELLSSSSIFDHVDRLSRGSSDGRARQANKVQLIAMQPRPSPPQHSHSPTITERVSAEVALRHKSEIEHHRNKLRQRAKRRGQCEFPSMDDILDAFGQAQEEAGQGGCPQRLYSSAHDHMDSILHTDPPSPPTPGESRKRGRRSPRGRRRQQGNGSLPDTDRLTDRDRLLTDHSATYRKYPGLNNVAYMSDPDLPPDHGSPSPNDEVFDHAPPPPPYVPPQPSIEEARQQMHSLLDDAFALVSPSSQGSVSVGVTQVSPALPSPSPSPQTHPSRQWGSYPAAPTHSPFSARYAELGMSPSSIQGLLQRQGLGSGAYVAAEEQLQDSVYANRGQYEEPPSSSRPRPVGGSTGAQLHHLTQVGLSSRISAYPGVGRSVSGPTGSSWNQQPLDQDLSRPGASRETVLSFPEFSSSGVFQMPSSSLGDHSAPPMLLAPPTPEFPLDESSPSAQSSASLIKAIREELRRLAQKQVAVASSYS; this is encoded by the exons ATGGAGAGTCTGATTTTGATGAGCGCGTGTTCGAGGATGTGCCCCGGAATCTCTCAGGGCCTGCGCACTAATTGCGCGCACCTGCTGGTAGCGTCCTTGCTGGTGTCCATGACGATGTCAAGCTCACCTGTTGCAG GCGGTGTGGACTCCAACGGAACGACAGCAACACGGTCCTCATCGCGGTCATCACCGTCACCCTCTTCCAGATGGCCAGGCGCCACCCCACCCAAAGACACTAGTCACCATGGTAACACTGACGCTGCCTCAGTGGACGATGAAGCTCAGGGCATACATCTCCTCCTGAGACCCCCAGACCTGCTGTCCCCCAGCCACCCCCCTCCTCTGCCCCCCCACAGCCAGCCCACCCTCACCCCTCCCCCACCCTGGGAGCACGCCCCCTCCCTAGAGGAGGCCTGGGGTTCCGGAGACTACCTGGAAACGCTTTCCTTCATGGGCCCAGAGGGGGAGGAACTGGCCCTGGCCACAACCTTACCCAGTCACACCTACGACCCTGACGACGGGGCCTCCTATGACACCTCCTTCCCCTCCCGCCCaaccctccccctgtcctccagCCTCCTCCGACCCTATACGtcccccacctcccccctccGGGAGGGTCTCCCCTTCACCCACCCTGCCCAGCCTGAGGGATACCCTCACTGGGATGAAGAAGACTATGACCTGGGGGACATTTTTCCTCTGGTGCCCACGGAGCTGCTACTGCCAGACATGAACAGTCTGGAGTACTACACCAATCTgctggccagagagagagacgaggagagggaaagggagcgagaacgggagagggaaagggagcgagaacgggagagagggagggaaagggagcgagaacgggagagagacagggaaagggagagtgatggggagagggatagagatggagaaagagacagagatagagaaatTGTCATCCCACCCCCAAAGACCACCCCCAAACTTGGCATCACACCCACCACtaccacaaaaacacacacacacactcagcccccAACCCCCTCCCCTAGCACAGGGCCCCCTCCTGCCCGGGACCACAAGCACCCTCTTGTCCCCTCAGCAGGTCCCACCCCTCCCCTGACCCTCTCACCCACTCTCTGGGATGGTCAGGGTACCCCCACCCCTGGAGTCAGACCCACCTCCAGAGTACCCCCTCAGCCTCCTGTTCTGCGGCCCAGAGTCCCCCCAGCTACCCCTGGCAGACACCCTCCACTGCCCCCATCTAACACCACCAGCCTGGCTCGCCCCCCCATGCTGCGACCTCCAGGGAGGGACCCCATAAAACCACCACCACCTGTGACCGAGGTCCCCAGCAACCGACCGACGACCActaccaaggcaactactgttACCACGACAACCCCTGGCACCCTGGCGACTCCCCCAGCCCCTCCAGGACGCCAGTACCTGTGTAACGTCACCAAGCCTGACATGTACCTGGTCAGAGTGG TCCTGCCGAAGTCTGGCTCCACTGTGGGCTTTGGCCAGGTCAGGGACATCTTGAAGAGGGAGTTCAACCGCTCAGTGGAGTTGCAG TTCCTGAGAACTCCGTCTAGCTTTGCGTTCCGTGTTGTGGCGGGACCTCTGATCTTCACTGCCATGTCTGTCGTCAACGCTCTGCGCCAATCAACACAAAGCTCCTCCTTGTTCCCAACTGTCTCACCCCTCTACGGCATACCTGATCGCAAGTACCAGATACGCTCTG tGCTGCAGTTTGTGCCCGGTCACGtggatgtgcgtgtgtgtaactTCAGTGAGCGAGTGGAGAGAGGACTGCTGATGGCCTACACGGAGACACGCAGACGCGCACACGAAGTTGGCAACGTTACTGTACAG CTGCTGAACATCACCATGGGTCAGGCCAAGCCACAGGGTGACCAGAAGGTTCCGGTGGACATCACGTTTGCGTTGCGTGATGGGCGGGGCTACCTGTTGGGGTCAGAGGTCAGCGGTCACCTGAGAAGCCTAAGCACGGTGGAGTTCAGCTTCTACCTGGGCTTCCCCGCGCTGCAGATCGCTGAAC CCTTCCACTACCCCGAGCTGAACGTTTCTCACCATCTACGCTCCTCCTGGGTCCGCACAG TGTTACTGGGTGTCCAGGAGCAGACGGTGACTGAGCGGAGCTTCAAGGCTCGTCTGGAGCGCCGTCTGGCCCTGCTGCTGGAGGAGGGGCTGGGGGAGGGGAGTCAACGACCCCGCTGGAAAAGATCCACGGCCGTGGGTAACAACAGCTTACAG GTGGTGCGTGTGTCGAGGCTGGCAGGTTCAGGGCGTACTCTGGAAGTGGTGTATTTCGTGGAGGgaccagagggggagagagtcccTGCTGATGCCACCGCTGCCACCCTCAACCGCCTGGAGCTGCAACGGGCTGCCATCGTACTGGGGCACCGCGTCCAGAGACCCCTTGCCCAGC CTGTGGAGACCCTGACAGTGCCCCCGTCTGAGACTCAGAGCAGCAGTGTCTGGCTGATTGTGGGGGTGGTGGTGCCTGTCCTGCTGgctatcttcatcatcatcatcctctacTGGAAACTGTGCGGCTCGGAGAAGCTGGAGTTCCAGCCTGATGCCATCAACACCATCCAGCAGAGACAGAAG CTCCAGGCTCCCAGTGTGAAAGGGTTTGACTTTGCCAAGCTCCACCTGGGGCAGCACAGTAAGGATGACATCATGGTGATCCAGGAGCCTGGTTCCCTCCCTGTGCCCATCAAAGAGGCCACCCCCTCTGAGGGAGGGGATCTCAACACTCCCAAATCCAAGGGCTCCTCCACCAAGGCTGCCCGCGCTAACCGCCGTAGGGGAAG ACTTTCCCCGTCAGATGGTGACTCGTTAGGTAGCGACCAATCGAGTGGCAGGGAGTCTGCAGAGGAGACCACCAGATATGTGGGCACGCCCCACGAGGGGAAACCGCACCGAAACAAAACGCCCAAGAATG TCCCTCCCACAGGCAGTGGTCCAGATGAGctgctctcctcttcctccatcttcGACCACGTGGACCGTCTGTCCCGAGGCTCGTCTGACGGCAGGGCTCGCCAGGCCAACAAGGTCCAGCTGATTGCCATGCAGCCCCGGCCCAGCCCACCGCAACACTCACACAGCCCCACCATCACAGAGAGGGTCAGCGCAGAG gTGGCTCTGAGACATAAGTCGGAGATCGAGCACCACAGGAACAAGCTGCGTCAACGGGCTAAGAGGCGGGGCCAGTGTGAGTTCCCCTCTATGGATGACATCCTGGATGCCTTCGGGCAGGCGCAGGAGGAGGCGGGGCAGGGAGGGTGTCCCCAGCGCCTCTACAGCTCAGCCCATGACCACATGGACAGCATCTTGCACACCGACCCCCCCTCACCCCCCACCCCAGGGGAATCCAGGAAGAG GGGGAGGCGCTCTCCTCGGGGCCGGCGGAGGCAGCAGGGGAACGGCAGTCtgccagacacagacagactgacgGACAGAGACCGCCTGCTCACAGACCACAGCGCCACCTACAGGAAATACCCTGGACTCAACAATGTGGCCTACATG tccgACCCGGACCTACCTCCAGACCACGGCAGCCCCTCCCCTAACGACGAGGTGTTTGACCAcgcccctcccccgcccccctacGTGCCTCCCCAGCCGTCCATCGAGGAGGCGCGGCAACAGATGCACTCCCTATTGGACGATGCCTTCGCCCTGGTGTCGCCCTCCTCCCAGGGCAGCGTCAGTGTTGGGGTCACGCAGGTCAGCCCCGCACTGccaagcccctctccctccccacagACACACCCATCACGCCAGTGGGGTTCCTACCCCGCAGCCCCCACACACAGCCCCTTCTCTGCG AGGTATGCAGAGTTGGGGATGTCTCCCTCGTCAATACAAGGCCTGTTGCAGAG gcagGGCCTGGGTTCAGGGGCCTATGTTGCTGCAGAGGAGCAGTTGCAGGATTCTGTCTACGCCAACAGGGGGCAGTATGAAgagcctccctcctcctccagacCTCGGCCTGTTGGGGGAAGCACAG GTGCTCAGCTGCATCACCTGACTCAGGTGGGCTTGTCGAGCCGGATCAGTGCGTACCCTGGGGTGGGCCGCAGCGTCTCTGGGCCAACAGGCTCCAGCTGGAACCAGCAGCCTTTAGACCAGGACCTCTCCAGACCCGGAGCCAGCAGGGAGACT gTGCTGTCGTTCCCTGAGTTCTCCTCCTCCGGTGTGTTTCAGATGCCCAGCTCCTCTCTGGGAGACCATTCTGCCCCCCCAATGCTCCTGGCCCCTCCCACTCCAGAGTTCCCCCTAGACGAGTCCTCCCCCTCAGCCCAAAGCTCCGCCTCCCTCATCAAGGCCATCAGGGAGGAGCTACGACGGCTCGCCCAGAAACAGGTTGCTGTGGCCAGTAGTTACTCCTAG
- the LOC139565619 gene encoding UPF0606 protein KIAA1549 isoform X2: MESLILMSACSRMCPGISQGLRTNCAHLLVASLLVSMTMSSSPVAGGVDSNGTTATRSSSRSSPSPSSRWPGATPPKDTSHHGNTDAASVDDEAQGIHLLLRPPDLLSPSHPPPLPPHSQPTLTPPPPWEHAPSLEEAWGSGDYLETLSFMGPEGEELALATTLPSHTYDPDDGASYDTSFPSRPTLPLSSSLLRPYTSPTSPLREGLPFTHPAQPEGYPHWDEEDYDLGDIFPLVPTELLLPDMNSLEYYTNLLARERDEERERERERERERERERERGRERERERERDRERESDGERDRDGERDRDREIVIPPPKTTPKLGITPTTTTKTHTHTQPPTPSPSTGPPPARDHKHPLVPSAGPTPPLTLSPTLWDGQGTPTPGVRPTSRVPPQPPVLRPRVPPATPGRHPPLPPSNTTSLARPPMLRPPGRDPIKPPPPVTEVPSNRPTTTTKATTVTTTTPGTLATPPAPPGRQYLCNVTKPDMYLVRVVLPKSGSTVGFGQVRDILKREFNRSVELQFLRTPSSFAFRVVAGPLIFTAMSVVNALRQSTQSSSLFPTVSPLYGIPDRKYQIRSVLQFVPGHVDVRVCNFSERVERGLLMAYTETRRRAHEVGNVTVQLLNITMGQAKPQGDQKVPVDITFALRDGRGYLLGSEVSGHLRSLSTVEFSFYLGFPALQIAEPFHYPELNVSHHLRSSWVRTVLLGVQEQTVTERSFKARLERRLALLLEEGLGEGSQRPRWKRSTAVGNNSLQVVRVSRLAGSGRTLEVVYFVEGPEGERVPADATAATLNRLELQRAAIVLGHRVQRPLAQPVETLTVPPSETQSSSVWLIVGVVVPVLLAIFIIIILYWKLCGSEKLEFQPDAINTIQQRQKLQAPSVKGFDFAKLHLGQHSKDDIMVIQEPGSLPVPIKEATPSEGGDLNTPKSKGSSTKAARANRRRGRLSPSDGDSLGSDQSSGRESAEETTRYVGTPHEGKPHRNKTPKNVPPTGSGPDELLSSSSIFDHVDRLSRGSSDGRARQANKVQLIAMQPRPSPPQHSHSPTITERVSAEVALRHKSEIEHHRNKLRQRAKRRGQCEFPSMDDILDAFGQAQEEAGQGGCPQRLYSSAHDHMDSILHTDPPSPPTPGESRKRGRRSPRGRRRQQGNGSLPDTDRLTDRDRLLTDHSATYRKYPGLNNVAYMSDPDLPPDHGSPSPNDEVFDHAPPPPPYVPPQPSIEEARQQMHSLLDDAFALVSPSSQGSVSVGVTQRYAELGMSPSSIQGLLQRQGLGSGAYVAAEEQLQDSVYANRGQYEEPPSSSRPRPVGGSTGAQLHHLTQVGLSSRISAYPGVGRSVSGPTGSSWNQQPLDQDLSRPGASRETVLSFPEFSSSGVFQMPSSSLGDHSAPPMLLAPPTPEFPLDESSPSAQSSASLIKAIREELRRLAQKQVAVASSYS, translated from the exons ATGGAGAGTCTGATTTTGATGAGCGCGTGTTCGAGGATGTGCCCCGGAATCTCTCAGGGCCTGCGCACTAATTGCGCGCACCTGCTGGTAGCGTCCTTGCTGGTGTCCATGACGATGTCAAGCTCACCTGTTGCAG GCGGTGTGGACTCCAACGGAACGACAGCAACACGGTCCTCATCGCGGTCATCACCGTCACCCTCTTCCAGATGGCCAGGCGCCACCCCACCCAAAGACACTAGTCACCATGGTAACACTGACGCTGCCTCAGTGGACGATGAAGCTCAGGGCATACATCTCCTCCTGAGACCCCCAGACCTGCTGTCCCCCAGCCACCCCCCTCCTCTGCCCCCCCACAGCCAGCCCACCCTCACCCCTCCCCCACCCTGGGAGCACGCCCCCTCCCTAGAGGAGGCCTGGGGTTCCGGAGACTACCTGGAAACGCTTTCCTTCATGGGCCCAGAGGGGGAGGAACTGGCCCTGGCCACAACCTTACCCAGTCACACCTACGACCCTGACGACGGGGCCTCCTATGACACCTCCTTCCCCTCCCGCCCaaccctccccctgtcctccagCCTCCTCCGACCCTATACGtcccccacctcccccctccGGGAGGGTCTCCCCTTCACCCACCCTGCCCAGCCTGAGGGATACCCTCACTGGGATGAAGAAGACTATGACCTGGGGGACATTTTTCCTCTGGTGCCCACGGAGCTGCTACTGCCAGACATGAACAGTCTGGAGTACTACACCAATCTgctggccagagagagagacgaggagagggaaagggagcgagaacgggagagggaaagggagcgagaacgggagagagggagggaaagggagcgagaacgggagagagacagggaaagggagagtgatggggagagggatagagatggagaaagagacagagatagagaaatTGTCATCCCACCCCCAAAGACCACCCCCAAACTTGGCATCACACCCACCACtaccacaaaaacacacacacacactcagcccccAACCCCCTCCCCTAGCACAGGGCCCCCTCCTGCCCGGGACCACAAGCACCCTCTTGTCCCCTCAGCAGGTCCCACCCCTCCCCTGACCCTCTCACCCACTCTCTGGGATGGTCAGGGTACCCCCACCCCTGGAGTCAGACCCACCTCCAGAGTACCCCCTCAGCCTCCTGTTCTGCGGCCCAGAGTCCCCCCAGCTACCCCTGGCAGACACCCTCCACTGCCCCCATCTAACACCACCAGCCTGGCTCGCCCCCCCATGCTGCGACCTCCAGGGAGGGACCCCATAAAACCACCACCACCTGTGACCGAGGTCCCCAGCAACCGACCGACGACCActaccaaggcaactactgttACCACGACAACCCCTGGCACCCTGGCGACTCCCCCAGCCCCTCCAGGACGCCAGTACCTGTGTAACGTCACCAAGCCTGACATGTACCTGGTCAGAGTGG TCCTGCCGAAGTCTGGCTCCACTGTGGGCTTTGGCCAGGTCAGGGACATCTTGAAGAGGGAGTTCAACCGCTCAGTGGAGTTGCAG TTCCTGAGAACTCCGTCTAGCTTTGCGTTCCGTGTTGTGGCGGGACCTCTGATCTTCACTGCCATGTCTGTCGTCAACGCTCTGCGCCAATCAACACAAAGCTCCTCCTTGTTCCCAACTGTCTCACCCCTCTACGGCATACCTGATCGCAAGTACCAGATACGCTCTG tGCTGCAGTTTGTGCCCGGTCACGtggatgtgcgtgtgtgtaactTCAGTGAGCGAGTGGAGAGAGGACTGCTGATGGCCTACACGGAGACACGCAGACGCGCACACGAAGTTGGCAACGTTACTGTACAG CTGCTGAACATCACCATGGGTCAGGCCAAGCCACAGGGTGACCAGAAGGTTCCGGTGGACATCACGTTTGCGTTGCGTGATGGGCGGGGCTACCTGTTGGGGTCAGAGGTCAGCGGTCACCTGAGAAGCCTAAGCACGGTGGAGTTCAGCTTCTACCTGGGCTTCCCCGCGCTGCAGATCGCTGAAC CCTTCCACTACCCCGAGCTGAACGTTTCTCACCATCTACGCTCCTCCTGGGTCCGCACAG TGTTACTGGGTGTCCAGGAGCAGACGGTGACTGAGCGGAGCTTCAAGGCTCGTCTGGAGCGCCGTCTGGCCCTGCTGCTGGAGGAGGGGCTGGGGGAGGGGAGTCAACGACCCCGCTGGAAAAGATCCACGGCCGTGGGTAACAACAGCTTACAG GTGGTGCGTGTGTCGAGGCTGGCAGGTTCAGGGCGTACTCTGGAAGTGGTGTATTTCGTGGAGGgaccagagggggagagagtcccTGCTGATGCCACCGCTGCCACCCTCAACCGCCTGGAGCTGCAACGGGCTGCCATCGTACTGGGGCACCGCGTCCAGAGACCCCTTGCCCAGC CTGTGGAGACCCTGACAGTGCCCCCGTCTGAGACTCAGAGCAGCAGTGTCTGGCTGATTGTGGGGGTGGTGGTGCCTGTCCTGCTGgctatcttcatcatcatcatcctctacTGGAAACTGTGCGGCTCGGAGAAGCTGGAGTTCCAGCCTGATGCCATCAACACCATCCAGCAGAGACAGAAG CTCCAGGCTCCCAGTGTGAAAGGGTTTGACTTTGCCAAGCTCCACCTGGGGCAGCACAGTAAGGATGACATCATGGTGATCCAGGAGCCTGGTTCCCTCCCTGTGCCCATCAAAGAGGCCACCCCCTCTGAGGGAGGGGATCTCAACACTCCCAAATCCAAGGGCTCCTCCACCAAGGCTGCCCGCGCTAACCGCCGTAGGGGAAG ACTTTCCCCGTCAGATGGTGACTCGTTAGGTAGCGACCAATCGAGTGGCAGGGAGTCTGCAGAGGAGACCACCAGATATGTGGGCACGCCCCACGAGGGGAAACCGCACCGAAACAAAACGCCCAAGAATG TCCCTCCCACAGGCAGTGGTCCAGATGAGctgctctcctcttcctccatcttcGACCACGTGGACCGTCTGTCCCGAGGCTCGTCTGACGGCAGGGCTCGCCAGGCCAACAAGGTCCAGCTGATTGCCATGCAGCCCCGGCCCAGCCCACCGCAACACTCACACAGCCCCACCATCACAGAGAGGGTCAGCGCAGAG gTGGCTCTGAGACATAAGTCGGAGATCGAGCACCACAGGAACAAGCTGCGTCAACGGGCTAAGAGGCGGGGCCAGTGTGAGTTCCCCTCTATGGATGACATCCTGGATGCCTTCGGGCAGGCGCAGGAGGAGGCGGGGCAGGGAGGGTGTCCCCAGCGCCTCTACAGCTCAGCCCATGACCACATGGACAGCATCTTGCACACCGACCCCCCCTCACCCCCCACCCCAGGGGAATCCAGGAAGAG GGGGAGGCGCTCTCCTCGGGGCCGGCGGAGGCAGCAGGGGAACGGCAGTCtgccagacacagacagactgacgGACAGAGACCGCCTGCTCACAGACCACAGCGCCACCTACAGGAAATACCCTGGACTCAACAATGTGGCCTACATG tccgACCCGGACCTACCTCCAGACCACGGCAGCCCCTCCCCTAACGACGAGGTGTTTGACCAcgcccctcccccgcccccctacGTGCCTCCCCAGCCGTCCATCGAGGAGGCGCGGCAACAGATGCACTCCCTATTGGACGATGCCTTCGCCCTGGTGTCGCCCTCCTCCCAGGGCAGCGTCAGTGTTGGGGTCACGCAG AGGTATGCAGAGTTGGGGATGTCTCCCTCGTCAATACAAGGCCTGTTGCAGAG gcagGGCCTGGGTTCAGGGGCCTATGTTGCTGCAGAGGAGCAGTTGCAGGATTCTGTCTACGCCAACAGGGGGCAGTATGAAgagcctccctcctcctccagacCTCGGCCTGTTGGGGGAAGCACAG GTGCTCAGCTGCATCACCTGACTCAGGTGGGCTTGTCGAGCCGGATCAGTGCGTACCCTGGGGTGGGCCGCAGCGTCTCTGGGCCAACAGGCTCCAGCTGGAACCAGCAGCCTTTAGACCAGGACCTCTCCAGACCCGGAGCCAGCAGGGAGACT gTGCTGTCGTTCCCTGAGTTCTCCTCCTCCGGTGTGTTTCAGATGCCCAGCTCCTCTCTGGGAGACCATTCTGCCCCCCCAATGCTCCTGGCCCCTCCCACTCCAGAGTTCCCCCTAGACGAGTCCTCCCCCTCAGCCCAAAGCTCCGCCTCCCTCATCAAGGCCATCAGGGAGGAGCTACGACGGCTCGCCCAGAAACAGGTTGCTGTGGCCAGTAGTTACTCCTAG